The genome window TGCAGCGATTGCTGTGTATAACTCACCACCGGAAACCACATCTAATGATAAGCCTTCTTCGTTTGCTAGTTGAACCATTGCTATAGTAGAAAAAGCTTTACTTGCATAAGCTACTTGAGCTTTTACTCCAAGTTGATCAAAAGTCTGCTTAAAGCCTTTCGCCCTTTCTCTAATTAATTCAACATCATATACATAAACAGGTGTTCCAAATTTTTCGACTAATTCCAGCGTATCGACTCCACCTATTTCAAGATGACCTGCATCGTTCACTTTCGAAGTTCCGTAATAGTGCATAGATTCCCCTCTATTCTTCTATAAAATTATATCCCCTATTAAAAACAGACAGTCTACTTAAAGAAGAACTTGTCTGTTTGTGAAACATATAAATATCATCATTATTAACATTAGTCTCACCGTGATAAACTTGAGAAAGAAGCGCTAATGAAAGTTTCACTTTATTAATAATTCTGTTTAATTATCCAAATGTACCATAAATTCAGCCAATTCTCAAGTAGCTGTTTAGCTAATTTAACAAAGGAGCGGACAGATTATTTCCTGTATTAAAAAGAAGTAATCGGTCCGCATAAATATACTTTCACTATCTCTTAACTCGATCCCGTGGATGCAAATGACTTGGTCTAATTTTATTTCCTGGAACTGCACGGCGAATGAGAATTTGGGACAAAGCTATTGGATGAAAAGGAATAAATGGCCATAAATATGGAACATTTAATGTGGTTGTTCGAATTAAAAATAGAAGGTACAGGGTCATTCCAATAACAAAGCCAGGTGTATGAAAAATGGCTACAACGATTAACAAGGCGAGTCGAACAATTTTGTTAGCAATCCCAAGTTCATAACTAGGTGTAGCAAAGTTACCTATTGCAGCAACTGATACATACAGAATAACTTCTGGAACAAATAGTCCAACATCAATCGCAATTTGCCCAATAAGAACAGCTGCTATCAATCCCATCGCGGTTGACAATGGTGTTGGAGTATGAATGGCAGCAATCCTTAAAAATTCAAGCCCGAGGTCTGCAATGAAAATTTGTACAACAATTGGAATGTTTGTTGTTTCATTTGGCCCGATAAAAGCAAGCCTTTCTGGCAGCAGGGATGGCTCCAGCACAGCTAAAAACCAAAATGGCAGGAAAAAGATAGAGGCAATAATCCCTAAGAAGCGAATCCATCTCACAAAGGTTCCAACCATTGGCGATTGTCTATATTCCTCTGCATGCTGCAAATGATGAAAAAAAGTTGCTGGTGTTATAATGACACTTGGAGATGTATCGACATAAATAATGACATGACCTTCTAATAAATGGGTCGCAGCTACATCTGCTCGTTCCGTATATCTTACGAGAGGGTAGGGATTATAGCCTTGCTTTAATAAAAACTCTTCAATCGTTTTATCAGCCATTGTTAGTCCATCTGTTTTTAAGCTTTTCATTTCCTTTTTTACAATTTCAATTAAATCAGGATCTGCCACTCCATCAATATACCCTACGGCAATATCGGTTTTAGAACGCTCTCCCACTCTCATAATCTCAAAGCGCAATCGTTCATCTCTAATCCTTCTTCTAGTGATAGCAGTGTTAACGATAATATTCTCAACAAATCCATCGCGTGAACCTCTGACTACCTTTTCTGTATCTGGTTCTTCTGGCATCCTTCCTGGATAGCTTCGCACATCAATAATAAGACCATGATCGTATCCTTCTATAACAACTGCTACTAATCCAGACAGAACTTGGTCTACTAATTCATCCATTTTTTCAATAACTTGTACACTTTGGTGGACCAATTGATTCTGTATGATTTCAAATGTATCTCTTGCTTGCGATTTACGATCCGTATCATTTAAAAATAGTAGCTGCTCCAATAATTCGGCAATCAACGCACTATCACATAGTCCATTTACATAATATAAATTGACTTCTTTTCGCATTACTTTAAATTTTCGAACACCCAGATCGAAGCTAGTTCCAAGCCCAACCCGATCCTTCATATACTTTTCGATTTTATCTAGTTCTTCGTATATCTGGATCTTCTTTTCTGTCTTGCTGCTCATAAAAACCACTTCTTTCTAAAATATATTCTACTGCTTTCCGTGTTATCGGGGCACCTTTTTCATAAGAGTCTTTTTTCCCCATCTTCCCAATGTCTCCAATGCCAACAACAAGCGGAAGATTTAATTCATCTAGAATATACACAGTATCTCCATTCACTCTTCCTAACTCCATTTCTGGAATTCCATATTTGTCAACTCCATATGGCGTCAATTCACCATCTTGGTCGATGGCAACATCAATTTTTGTCCATTCCTCTCGTCTTGTTCTGCTTGCCACGGCAAGTACTCCCAAGACTTCTAAATCAGGATGAGTAGCTATGTATTTTAGTGCACTCTCGCCATTTCCTTCTCCCACAAAGCCACTATCATCAAACATAACTAGTACTGGATCATTTTTCGCTTGCTTAATAAAAGTTAATATTTCTTCTCCACTATGATTGCTTGGATTTCCAAAGGAGGTAGAGATACATCTTCCCCCAACGTCCTTCGCAACCATTTCAACAGCTCTTCTGGCATATTCATCTCCATCTGTTATTAAGATTACTTTTCTCCTATTTTCCATTTCCCATACTTCCTTTCTTCTCCATTACATTCAGCCTCAAGGAATAAAATATATCCAATGAAATAAGGAGCCAAAGATCTTACCAAATACAAGAGCCATCATTAATACTAATAATTTGTCAGCAATTCCAATTCGCTTTGCTAAAAGGGGGAATACATCCAGCACTTCTGTTAATGCTGCTGCTATCATTCCAATATAAATTCCTCCTGCAATGCCTATTATGATAAGTAGAAATGATGGTAAGGAAAAACTAGGTTCTCTCAAGAAAGCAAGTGTCCCAGAAACAGCTCCTAAAACAGCAGCCCATTCATATGCATAAATCTTACTAAAGGTTTTGGTTAGCTGTGTCAGCCTTGGGATAATACCAAATACGGTTAAAAAGGCTACGTAACCAGCCCCAACGGTTATTCCCCACGCTAACCCGACAAAAATCACAAATAAGATATTAATGATCATCTGATTTTTTTATGCTTTCTTTATTTTCATGCATAATCATGTACTGATCTAAGGACTGCTGATAATTGAATACTTCCACTTCTAATGGACTAGGCTCTTCATTAAGGCGTTTCTTAAACACATGGTTGAAAAAAATAACCATTCCTAAACCTAATCCTACGGAATAAGGAATCTGAAAAATTAATGGTTTTTCGACTTCCTTCCCTGTAATCATTTTATAAACTCTCTGATGGACAGATTGCATGCTTACATCTTCATGAAAGTTCATAATCGTTAATCCAGAACCAATAAAAAGTAATAGCCAAACTAGGATAAATAACGGAAGTGTTACTTTCCTCTTCTTAAAAACAACCTCAATGATCGTTTGAGCTGGTCCTATTAATTGGATTTCTACTTCTTTATCGATTTTTTTAATTTCGCGAATAACTAACGTACTATCAATAATGATAATATTCTTATCTTGTTCTGTAATATGGTATAGACATACATCCTTTAGTGTAGACAGCAATTCATCTGTTGCAATGATTTGTGCAAGATCTTTCAGAAATATCCGTTCATTTGACTTTTTTTGAATGCGATGTCTCATTCTGATATATATTGTCTCTGCCATTTTTTCACGTCCTAACACGTTGTTTTCACCATGACTGTAGTATTCGATTATCATGATAAAAATATGAAAGACTGTTAAATGGTAATTTTTTCACTTTATATATAAAAATAAAATAGCCGCCAATCCACGATGCGGACTGACGGCTATTATCTTTAAAGATCCATTTGCTCTTTCATTTGTATTAATATTTTTTTCTCCAACCTAGAAACTTGAACTTGAGAAATCCCAAGCCTCGTCGCTACTTCGGATTGAGTCTGATCTTTATAATATCGTAAATAAACAATCAGACGCTCTCGTTCATCAAGCTCCCTAATAGCTTCCTGTAAAGCAATCTTATCAAACCATTTCCCTTCATTTCCATCATCAATTTGATCCAGTAATGTAATGGGATCCCCATCATTTTCATAAACAGTCTCATGAATCGAGGATGGCGTTCGTGCAGCTTCTTGTGCGAGAACGATATCTTCTGGAGGTATCTCTAAAAACTCGGAAAGTTCCCCGACTGTTGGTGTTCTGCCATATTGCTTCGATAACTCGTCCTTCGCCTTTCGAATTTTATTACTTAATTCTTTTAACGATCTACTAACCTTTACCGTCCCATCATCACGGATAAATCGTTGAATTTCTCCAATAATCATTGGTACTGCATAGGTAGAAAATTTTACATCATAGCTTAAATCAAATTTATCAACTGATTTTAATAGCCCGATACATCCTATTTGAAATAAATCATCAGGATCATATCCCCTATTTAAAAATCTTTGTACGACTGACCAAACAAGACGCATATTTTTCTGAACGATAGTATCTCTTGCTGATTGATCTCCATCTTGGCTTCGCTTTATTAAGTCCTTGACTTCATGGTCTTTTAGATACGTTTCCTTCTTGTCTTTCTTTACCTCCACATCCATAGACGATTCTCCTTAATTGCTTAGCATTTTGCTTTTCATTAAATGCTTACGCAGACGAATCTCTGTTCCGCTATCTGGACTTGACTGAATTTCGATTTCATCCATAAAATTTTCCATGATGGTAAATCCCATACCAGATCGTTCAAGTTCTGGTTTTGTCGTAAATAATGGCTGTCTTGCTTCCTCTACATCGAAAATTCCTTTCCCTTCATCTCTGATGGTTAAATCAATGTATGAATCTTCTAATATAACAGAAATATAAACAATTCCATTCGGATCATTTTCATAACCGTGGATAATGCAGTTAGTCACAGCTTCTGAAACAACTGTTTTAATTTCCGTTAATTCATCCATTGTTGGATCTAACTGTGTAATAAATGCAGCAACCGTTACACGTGCAAATGACTCATTCTGGCTAAGTGCGCTAAATTGAATATGCATTTCGTTTCTCATTTTAAGCTACCCCCAATCGTTGTAGGGCAAATTCTTCATTTGTTTCCAGCTTCATAATTTTAAACATACCAGACATATCAAATAAACGCTGAACACTTGGAGAGATAGCACAAATGACCATTTCTCCTCCAAGCTGTTTAATTTGCTTATATCTTCCCAATATAACCCCTAAGCCAGAACTATCCATAAATGTTAAATGTTCAAGATTTAACACGATATGACGAATACTATAGCTCTCTATTGCAGTTGTTGCTTTTGTCCGTAATTCTTCTGCATAGTGATGATCCAATTCCCCAGATAGGCGTATACAAAGTACATTGTTTTTTATTTCCAACTCAATATTAAGACTCACTAGAATAGCCTCCTTATTTGGTTTAAAGAAACTATTCTAGGTTTTCATGCAATTTCCTTCTCCACAGACAAAACTAGTGTTCTTTCGCTAAAAACAGAAGGAAAATAAATGAATTCGACAAAAGAAATAAAACTATTCTGTTTTTGTAAACATTCCGGCAGATCGTTTAAATAATGTCCACCATTTTGCCGATTTCACTTCTTTTTGTGCTACCAATGGACTTGTCACAAGGGTTTTCCCGTCTTGTTTATAGGTGATTTTTCCAATCTCCTGTCCTTTTTCAATTGGAGCCTTTAATTTTTTATTCATCGTAATTTCTTTCTGTAATTTATCGATTTGCTCCCCTTTTTTCGTTAAGATAGAAATTGGTTCGCTCGTAACGGCTGTTACTTCTTTCTCTGATCCTTTGCTTACTTTTACTTTGCCAATCGCTTCTTCTCGTTTATGCAAAGGATGTGTTTCATATTGACTAAATGCATAATCCAGCATTTTTGTTACTTGAGCGTTTCTTTCTTTCGAGGTTGGCGCACCGAAAACAACTGCAATTACACGCATTCCATTTTTCATAGCAGTTGCGGTCAAACAATATTTTGCTTCAGCCGTAAACCCTGTTTTTAATCCGTCCACGCCTGGATAAAACTTAACAAGACGGTTTGTATTAACTAGCCAAAACTTCTTCTCGGTATCTTCTCTTAAATAATCTTCATATGTGCCAGTAAATTTCGTAATATCCTCATATTTCAGCAACTCTTTTGCCATTAATGCCATATCTTTTGCAGAACTGTAATGATCTGTTACTGGAAGTCCTGTAACATTTTGAAACTTAGTGCTTTCTAAGCCTAATTCTTTTGCTTTTTCATTCATTAATTGAACAAACTCTTCTTCAGATCCTGCTAATCTTTCCGCAACTGCTACAGCTGCATCATTTCCAGATCCAATGGCAATTCCTTTTAACATTTGCTCGGTTGTCATCTCTTCCCCAGGTTCAAGGAAAATTTGTGAGCCTCCCATAGATGCCGCATGCTCACTTGTACGTATTTTCTCATCTAACTTTAATTTTCCTTGATCAATTGCTTCCATGATCAGAAGCATCGTCATTATTTTTGTCATACTGGCAGGAGGAAGTTTTTCCTCGCTGTTTTTTTCATACATAATAGTTCCTGTATCTCGATCAATTAAAATGGCTGATTTTACATTTTCAACTAATTCTTGCTTTTTCTCAGCAGCTAAAGTGCCCGGTGCCAAAATTGATGTCATAAAACAGGTAATGATTAACAATGATATGATGCGTTTCATCTATTGACCCTCCATTCTATATAGCATCCATTTTTTCCAAAAAAAACAAGTTTATACAGTCAATGAAGAATATTCATGAAATAATTTGAATAGCACTAAAGGAAGATAGAATGTTTCATGCATTTTATAGGTATCGTTAGGCTAGTTTACTGATCTAGGTTATAATGAAAGGAGTTCAAAGGAGGTTAACAATTGATTCATTTAAAGACACCTGAGCAAATTGAAAAAATGAGAAAAGCAGGAGAAATTCTTGCTGATTGTCATAAAGAAATTAAAAAGTTAATCAAACCGGGGATTACTACGGAAGAAATCGATGTATTTGCGGAAAACTTTATTTTACAAAGAGGAGCCACTCCAGAACAAAAGGGCTATCAAGGTTATCCATTTGCAACTTGTGCATCTATTAATGACGTAATCTGTCATGGTTTTCCTTCCAAAATTCCCTTGAAAGACGGAGATATTGTTACGGTAGATATGGTAGTAAACTTAGATGGATGGCTTGCTGATTCCGCCTGGTCATATCCGGTTGGGAATATCTCCGAAGAGGCAAAAAACTTATTAAAAACAACTGAAGAGGCATTATACATAGGAATAGAACAAGCAGTCGTCGGAAACAAAGTAGGCGATATCTCCCATGCCATTCAAATGTTCGCAGAAGCAAAAGGTTATGGGGTAGTGCGAGATTTTGTAGGACATGCAATTGGCAGAGAAATGCATGAACTCCCACAAATCCCTCACTATGGCCCTCCACATGTTGGCACACCTCTTAAAGAGGGAATGGTTATTACAATTGAACCAATGTTAAATATTGGTATGTATCATGCCAAGGTTGATTTGGATGGATGGACAGCACGAACTGTTGATGGCAGCCTTTCTGCGCAATATGAACATACCTTAGCCATTACAGCTAATGGACCAGTAATCTTAACAAAACAATAAGACAAACACCCAATGGCAGATTGCAAGCCATTGGGTGTCTTTTTGTTATCCTGAAAATATTCATATATTAAATCCAAAAAAAATGAACTTTTTAAACGCTACAATACTCTTATAAGCGAGAGGTGAAGACATGAATGATGAACAACTTGTACAGAAGGCAAAAAAGCGGAATAAAAAAGCCTTGCTTCAATTAGTGATGCAGCAAAAAGACGATTATTATCGTCTAGCGTATTCCTATATGGGGAATTCTCATGATGCGATGGATGCAATGGAAGAAATGATCGTCATCTTATATGAGAAAATTGCTCAGCTCGAAAAAATTGAATCTTTCTATAGCTGGAGTAAAACTATCTTAGTGAATATTTGTAAGGGGAAATTAAAAAAGGAACGTAGAGAAATAGTTATGGATGACTTAGAGCAGCACAATCTTTTACATACAACCGATCCATATAAATATTCAGTAGAAACACTAGACATTATACAATTATTAACAAAATTAACCCCAGTCCAAGCGGAAGCAATCAAGCTAAAGTACTTTCACGATTTCGATAATGAGACGATTGCCAGCATCATGAAAGTATCTACCGGCACCGTAAAATCTAGAATACACAATGGCTTAAAACGATTAAAGAAGATGTATGGAGGGGAAGACAAGTGAAATCTTTAGAGGATAAACTACTAGAGGAAAAAAAGAAAATCGCAGAAATAACAGCTCCGCCAGAATTAGAACAGCGACTAAGCAAAGCACTTTTTGATAAAAAAACAAACTCTCCTAACCTAAAGAGATGGTACCCCTTATCTGCTGCTGCAATTATTCTCTTAATTTTTATGACGTATCAATCAAGTGCATTGGCTTATTACGGCAAAAAACTGTTAGGATTTGATACCATTATGAATCAATCCTTAAAAGATTTAAATGAAAATGGATTCGGACAAAATATTGAGAAGTCTTATCTATTAGAAAATGGTACTGTATTAACAATCAATGGACTTATGTCCGATGAAAATAGATTGGTTGTTTATATTACATTAGAAAATGATAAAGGCTTGCCAGATGATCTAGATCATATTTTTTCTCCAAGGAACATTACTGGTTTTTTTACAAATGCAAAAATGAATAGCTCTGTTTTTGAAAAAAATGATGACAAAACAAAAATCACGGGAATATTAAATTTTGATCCCATTAATGCTTTTTCGAAAAAGCTCCAGCTGCACTATGTTTACTGGAAAGATGATGAAACAATGGAAGGTACAACTGATATCTCCTTTCCCTATAATCATAAGGAAGCATTACAAACAAAAATGAAGCAATCTATTAATAAAAAATGGAATGTAGATAAAGGTACTATTCATTTTAAAAGAATCACAGCTACTCCTACTCAAACGGTTATAGAAGGCTCGTTTCATGTCGATAATTATGACCGACTCAATTATGGTTTTAATGGAGTAGAGCTAGTCGCAAATGGTAAGCCTCTCTCCCAAGAAGGCTATACTACTTCTTCATCCATTAACAAAAACAATCCATTTTCGATTGAATATGATGGCCTTCCAGAAGATATCCATTCACTCGAAATTCACATGAAAGACTTTATCGGTTATAAATCGATAAATAAATCCATTGCGCTTACAGAGAAAGAAGAAAATAGAGTAATACCATTAGAGAATGATGAATTAACCATAAAGAACATCCAGTTAAATGATATGCTATCAATAAGTATCTCCACGAGTGATTCTGTTTTATTCGATAAAGTAAGTATTATTAACGAAGAGCAAAAAAGAATTCCTTTAAAAACAACAACCAATCACCAGTTGATCACTAACAAGGATGGAACAATTAATAATGAGCGATCATTGCTATTTGACACAAAATCTCGGCCGCTGGAACTGCATATTGGCGGATTGCATTATGTGAAAAAGTACAATAAAACTTTAGCTATTCCTCTTCAATAAAGAAAGCAAAAGACTCACAAATGATCAGCAATTACGCTAGCTTCAATCGTGAGTCTTTTCTTCTTATTCTGTAATTATTTCATAAATTAGCGTAGGGGCTTTTACTTCATTGGGTGAAAGCTTTATATTTTCAACCAATTTTTTATTACATCGTCTACTTCTTCAGTATTGCTATAAATTGTAACGAGTGATTCGCCAGCCTCCACTTTATCTCCTATTTTCTTGCGTAAAACTAAGCCTACCGCCAGATCAATTTCTGACTCTTTTGTTGCTCGGCCAGCTCCTAATAACATAGCAGCAGTCCCAATGCTGTCCGCTGTTATTTCTGCGACATAGCCTGATTCTCTTGCTGGAAGCTCCGTTATAAATTTAGCTTTAGGTAATAAATCTGTTTGATCCACAACAGAAGCATCACCACCTTGGGAACTTAAGAAAATTTTAAACGTTTCGAGCGCTTTGCCATTATCTATTACCTCTTGCAGCATTTCTCTCGCTCTATCCGTTGATTCTGCCTTTCCAGCTAAATAGACCATATGACTTCCTAAAGTTAAACATAGTTCCGTCAAATCTTCTGGTCCATGCCCCTTTAATGTATCAATTGCCTCTTTTACTTCTAGTGCATTTCCGATTGCATATCCTAAAGGCTGACTCATATCAGAAATAACCGCCATTGTTTTCCTGCCCACATTATTCCCTATTTGCACCATTGCTTCAGCAAGCTCTCTGGATGCATCCAATGTTTTCATAAATGCTCCAGCACCTGTTTTCACATCTAAGCAAATAGCATCCGCGCCTGCTGCAATTTTCTTACTCATGATACTGCTGGCAATCAATGGAATACTGTTAACAGTCGCGGTTACATCTCGTAAAGCATATAATTTCTTATCAGCAGGAGTGAGGTTCCCACTTTGTCCAATAACCGCTAATTTATTCTTATTTACTAGATCAATAAACGCTTCTTTTTCTATTTCCACATGGAAACCTTTTACTGATTCTAATTTATCGATGGTTCCACCAGTATGACCGAGTCCTCTTCCACTCATTTTCGCCACTGGAACACCTACTGATGCCACTAATGGTCCCAATACTAATGTGGTAGTATCGCCAACTCCCCCAGTTGAATGTTTATCCACTTTAATTCCTTCAATGGCAGATAAATCAATGACATCTCCTGAATGAACCATTGCCATTGTTAATTCAGCACGTTCAGCTGCTGTCATATCTTGAAAAAACACAGCCATACTAAATGCACTCATTTGATAATCAGGAATCGTTCCATCTGTATAGCCTTTAATAATAAAAGAGATTTCTTCTTTGGATAATTCTAAACCGTTCCTTTTCTTCTCAATTAAATCGACCATTCTGAATGCCATAATTTGAATTCTCCTTCATATGTATGGAATTATTTTCTTTAAAATTGCAAAAACCCAAGTCAAATTACTGCTTTTTTTTAATTTTTTGATTTATGTAAACGGTGTAAAAATATAGCTGTCTAAAGAGTTACCGGTAAATCAGTAACTCTTTAGGATGAAAACTTCATTATGCACCTATATGTTTAATTAGCTCTTTCACATATTGCAGGAAGTTTGCTTTTACCTTTTCTGTTGTTTCGATTACTTCTTCATGATTCAGTGGTTGATCTAGAATACCTGCAGCCATATTAGAAATACAAGAAATCCCTAATACTTTCAGACCTGCATGACGAGCGACTATTACTTCTGGAACAGTCGACATCCCCACTGCATCGCCGCCTAATACGCGAAGCATTCTTACTTCTGCTGGCGTTTCATATGATGGACCTGTGTTTCCCACATAGACACCCTCCTGAATACTCAGTCCAATACTGCTTGCGACCTTGCGTGCTGTTTCACGCAGACTTTTGCAATATGCTTCTGACATATCAGGGAATCTCACCCCTAACTTACTGTCATTTGGTCCGATTAATGGATTGGTGCCCATATTATTAATATGATCAGAGATTAGCATTAAATCACCAGGTGCAAAGTTTTCATTCACCCCGCCTGCAGCATTAGTTACAATTAATTTTTCTACTCCTAATTCCTTCATAACGCGAACAGGGAAAGTTACTTTATCAAATGTATACCCTTCATAAAAGTGGAAACGACCTTGCATTGCTACCACTTCGATCCCCTTAATTGTACCGAATACAAGTTGTCCAGCGTGACCTTCTACTGTTGATACCGGAAATTCTGGGATTTCTTCATAAGGTATTTTTACTGGATTTTCGATTTCTTCTGCAAGAACTCCTAAGCCAGAGCCAAGAATTAAACCAATTTTAGGTGTTTTTGCATACTTTTGTTTTAAAAAATCAGCTGATTGCTTAATCATCGTATAATTCATTTTTTATTCCCCTTATATTAAGTCATTTAAGAAGCTTGTGCCATGCTTTGGCATCTTCACGCTGAAATTATCTGCTACCGTTGCTCCAATATCAGCAAACGTTTTACGTAGAGGCAGTTCTTTCGGTTCCTTTAAAGATTTGCTATATACTAATAACGGCACATACTCTCTTGTATGATCTGTCCCATGATGGATAGGATCATTTCCATGATCTGCGGTAATGATTAACAAATCATCTTCCTTCAGTAATTCCAATACTTCTGGCAGTCTAGCATCATACTCCTCTAATGCCTTTCCATAGCCAATTGGGTCTCTTCTATGTCCAAATAAAGCATCAAAATCTACTAAATTTAAGAAGCTTAGACCTGTAAAATCCATTTTTAATGTATCTACTAGTTTGTCCATCCCATCCATGTTAGAGACCGTTCTCAATGATTTGGTCACACCTTCTCCATCATAAATATCAGAGATTTTCCCAATAGCAATACTCTCAATTTGATTATCTTTCAATTCATTCATTACTGTCCGATCAAATGGCTTTAGGGCATAGTCATGACGATTTGCAGTACGTTTAAAGTTGCCTGGTTCGCCAATAAATGGTCTAGCAATAATGCGACCAACCATATATTTCTCATCGAGTGTCAATTCTCTTGCTAATTCACAAATACGATACAATTCATCTAAAGGAACAATGTCTTCATGTGCAGCAATTTGCAGTACAGAATCTGCTGAGGTGTAGACGATTAAAGCACCGGTCTTCATATGTTCTTCACCTAGCTCATCTAGAATTTCCGTTCCACTAGCTGGTTTATTTCCAATAATCTTGCGTCCAGATTTTTTTTCGATTTCATTTAATAGTTCATCTGGGAATCCTTCCGGGAATACGCGGAATGGTGTTGCAATGTTTAGACCCATTATCTCCCAGTGTCCAGTCATGGTATCTTTTCCGTTTGATGCTTCTTGCATTTTTGTATAATAAGCAAGTGGATTATCAGCACGCTCAACACCAGCAATTTCCTCAATATTACTAAGACCTAATTTCGCCATGTTCGGCATATGAAGACCATTCATTCTTTGAGCAATATGCCCTAATGTATGTGCTCCTTCATCATTAAATTTTTTCGCATCAGGTGCCTCGCCAATTCCTACAGAATCCATTACAATTAAGAAAACGCGATTATATTTATATGTTGACATCTTTTTCCTCCTTTTACCATATGATTTAACCTATTTTGTCCTACTATATGTATCT of Niallia circulans contains these proteins:
- a CDS encoding spore germination protein, whose product is MSSKTEKKIQIYEELDKIEKYMKDRVGLGTSFDLGVRKFKVMRKEVNLYYVNGLCDSALIAELLEQLLFLNDTDRKSQARDTFEIIQNQLVHQSVQVIEKMDELVDQVLSGLVAVVIEGYDHGLIIDVRSYPGRMPEEPDTEKVVRGSRDGFVENIIVNTAITRRRIRDERLRFEIMRVGERSKTDIAVGYIDGVADPDLIEIVKKEMKSLKTDGLTMADKTIEEFLLKQGYNPYPLVRYTERADVAATHLLEGHVIIYVDTSPSVIITPATFFHHLQHAEEYRQSPMVGTFVRWIRFLGIIASIFFLPFWFLAVLEPSLLPERLAFIGPNETTNIPIVVQIFIADLGLEFLRIAAIHTPTPLSTAMGLIAAVLIGQIAIDVGLFVPEVILYVSVAAIGNFATPSYELGIANKIVRLALLIVVAIFHTPGFVIGMTLYLLFLIRTTTLNVPYLWPFIPFHPIALSQILIRRAVPGNKIRPSHLHPRDRVKR
- a CDS encoding stage V sporulation protein AE, whose amino-acid sequence is MENRRKVILITDGDEYARRAVEMVAKDVGGRCISTSFGNPSNHSGEEILTFIKQAKNDPVLVMFDDSGFVGEGNGESALKYIATHPDLEVLGVLAVASRTRREEWTKIDVAIDQDGELTPYGVDKYGIPEMELGRVNGDTVYILDELNLPLVVGIGDIGKMGKKDSYEKGAPITRKAVEYILERSGFYEQQDRKEDPDIRRTR
- a CDS encoding stage V sporulation protein AB → MIINILFVIFVGLAWGITVGAGYVAFLTVFGIIPRLTQLTKTFSKIYAYEWAAVLGAVSGTLAFLREPSFSLPSFLLIIIGIAGGIYIGMIAAALTEVLDVFPLLAKRIGIADKLLVLMMALVFGKIFGSLFHWIYFIP
- a CDS encoding stage V sporulation protein AA — translated: MAETIYIRMRHRIQKKSNERIFLKDLAQIIATDELLSTLKDVCLYHITEQDKNIIIIDSTLVIREIKKIDKEVEIQLIGPAQTIIEVVFKKRKVTLPLFILVWLLLFIGSGLTIMNFHEDVSMQSVHQRVYKMITGKEVEKPLIFQIPYSVGLGLGMVIFFNHVFKKRLNEEPSPLEVEVFNYQQSLDQYMIMHENKESIKKSDDH
- the sigF gene encoding RNA polymerase sporulation sigma factor SigF; this translates as MDVEVKKDKKETYLKDHEVKDLIKRSQDGDQSARDTIVQKNMRLVWSVVQRFLNRGYDPDDLFQIGCIGLLKSVDKFDLSYDVKFSTYAVPMIIGEIQRFIRDDGTVKVSRSLKELSNKIRKAKDELSKQYGRTPTVGELSEFLEIPPEDIVLAQEAARTPSSIHETVYENDGDPITLLDQIDDGNEGKWFDKIALQEAIRELDERERLIVYLRYYKDQTQSEVATRLGISQVQVSRLEKKILIQMKEQMDL
- the spoIIAB gene encoding anti-sigma F factor, whose product is MRNEMHIQFSALSQNESFARVTVAAFITQLDPTMDELTEIKTVVSEAVTNCIIHGYENDPNGIVYISVILEDSYIDLTIRDEGKGIFDVEEARQPLFTTKPELERSGMGFTIMENFMDEIEIQSSPDSGTEIRLRKHLMKSKMLSN
- the spoIIAA gene encoding anti-sigma F factor antagonist, which encodes MSLNIELEIKNNVLCIRLSGELDHHYAEELRTKATTAIESYSIRHIVLNLEHLTFMDSSGLGVILGRYKQIKQLGGEMVICAISPSVQRLFDMSGMFKIMKLETNEEFALQRLGVA
- a CDS encoding D-alanyl-D-alanine carboxypeptidase family protein, producing the protein MKRIISLLIITCFMTSILAPGTLAAEKKQELVENVKSAILIDRDTGTIMYEKNSEEKLPPASMTKIMTMLLIMEAIDQGKLKLDEKIRTSEHAASMGGSQIFLEPGEEMTTEQMLKGIAIGSGNDAAVAVAERLAGSEEEFVQLMNEKAKELGLESTKFQNVTGLPVTDHYSSAKDMALMAKELLKYEDITKFTGTYEDYLREDTEKKFWLVNTNRLVKFYPGVDGLKTGFTAEAKYCLTATAMKNGMRVIAVVFGAPTSKERNAQVTKMLDYAFSQYETHPLHKREEAIGKVKVSKGSEKEVTAVTSEPISILTKKGEQIDKLQKEITMNKKLKAPIEKGQEIGKITYKQDGKTLVTSPLVAQKEVKSAKWWTLFKRSAGMFTKTE
- the map gene encoding type I methionyl aminopeptidase; this translates as MIHLKTPEQIEKMRKAGEILADCHKEIKKLIKPGITTEEIDVFAENFILQRGATPEQKGYQGYPFATCASINDVICHGFPSKIPLKDGDIVTVDMVVNLDGWLADSAWSYPVGNISEEAKNLLKTTEEALYIGIEQAVVGNKVGDISHAIQMFAEAKGYGVVRDFVGHAIGREMHELPQIPHYGPPHVGTPLKEGMVITIEPMLNIGMYHAKVDLDGWTARTVDGSLSAQYEHTLAITANGPVILTKQ